A genomic window from Sphingobacterium spiritivorum includes:
- the tatC gene encoding twin-arginine translocase subunit TatC, with the protein MSKMTKSSLVQAIKDKGKNIEGEMSFFDHLEVLRWHIIRSVLAVAVFATLAFTFYDYVFNEIIMGPKKLDFWTYRMMCKVGELLHIDGFCVERIPFNIINTEMAGQFMLQINSCLITAVALGFPYLLFEVWLFVKPALTDIEKRSARGFVFYATILFALGVLFGYYIVVPLSVNFLSNVSLSEEITNQITIDSYLSTIATLSLGCGIVFLLPILIFILSKIGLMTPEFMRASRRYAVVIILVIAAVITPSADVITMLTVSAPMFILYEISIMVSANVKKARAAKEKEFYSNK; encoded by the coding sequence ATGAGTAAAATGACTAAATCAAGCCTGGTTCAAGCTATTAAAGATAAAGGAAAGAATATTGAAGGAGAAATGTCCTTTTTTGACCATTTAGAGGTCTTAAGATGGCATATCATCCGCTCTGTATTAGCCGTAGCAGTATTTGCGACATTAGCTTTCACCTTCTATGACTATGTGTTCAATGAAATTATTATGGGCCCTAAAAAGCTTGATTTCTGGACATACAGAATGATGTGTAAAGTTGGTGAATTACTACATATTGATGGTTTTTGTGTGGAGAGGATCCCATTCAATATTATCAATACCGAGATGGCAGGCCAGTTTATGCTACAGATTAATTCTTGTCTGATTACAGCTGTTGCCTTAGGATTCCCATATCTTCTTTTTGAAGTATGGTTGTTCGTCAAACCGGCGCTGACGGATATAGAAAAGCGCTCAGCAAGAGGATTTGTCTTCTATGCGACTATCCTGTTTGCATTAGGAGTGCTCTTCGGATACTATATCGTTGTTCCGCTTTCGGTAAATTTTCTCTCTAACGTATCGTTAAGTGAAGAGATCACCAATCAGATTACCATTGACTCTTACCTGTCTACTATTGCGACCCTATCTTTAGGTTGTGGAATAGTATTTTTATTACCAATCCTGATTTTCATTTTATCCAAGATCGGATTGATGACACCCGAATTTATGCGGGCGAGCAGAAGATACGCTGTCGTTATCATTCTGGTAATTGCGGCCGTGATTACACCTAGTGCAGATGTCATTACTATGCTTACAGTGAGTGCGCCGATGTTTATTCTTTATGAGATCAGTATCATGGTATCCGCGAATGTAAAGAAGGCAAGAGCTGCGAAAGAAAAAGAATTTTATAGCAATAAATAG
- the accC gene encoding acetyl-CoA carboxylase biotin carboxylase subunit: MFKKILIANRGEIALRIIRTCREMGIKSVAVYSTADRDSLHVRFADEAVCIGPPPSKDSYLNIPNIISAAELTNADAIHPGYGFLSENARFSAICAEYGIKFIGATAEQIEKMGDKSSAKATMKEADVPTVPGSEGLLSTFKEGIQLANEIGYPVIIKATAGGGGRGMRIIWKDEDFEAAWDSARQESAAAFGNDGIYLEKYVEEPRHIEIQVVGDQYGTVCHLSERDCSIQRRHQKLLEEAPSPFITPELRQRMGEAAIKGAKAVNYEGAGTIEFLVDKHRNFYFMEMNTRIQVEHPVTEEVINFDLIKEQIKVAAGIPISGKNYEPTMHAIECRINAEDPFQNFRPSPGKITNFHSPGGHGVRVDTHVYSGYTIPPNYDSMIAKLITVAQTREEAISTMERALSEFVIEGIHTTIPLHLRILKDPNFRAGNFTTKFMETFDLSKYPEEEENT, encoded by the coding sequence ATGTTTAAAAAAATATTAATTGCCAACAGAGGTGAAATCGCCTTACGCATCATTCGCACGTGTCGTGAAATGGGCATTAAGAGTGTTGCGGTTTATTCTACAGCAGACAGAGATAGTCTTCATGTCCGTTTTGCGGACGAAGCAGTCTGTATCGGACCTCCGCCAAGTAAAGATTCTTATTTAAATATCCCTAACATCATTTCTGCAGCAGAACTGACTAATGCAGATGCGATCCATCCGGGGTACGGATTTTTATCCGAAAACGCTCGTTTTTCTGCTATCTGTGCGGAGTATGGCATCAAATTTATCGGTGCTACTGCAGAACAGATCGAAAAAATGGGAGATAAATCTTCCGCTAAAGCAACTATGAAAGAGGCCGATGTCCCTACAGTACCGGGTTCTGAAGGCCTGTTAAGCACCTTCAAAGAAGGTATACAACTTGCCAATGAAATCGGATATCCGGTGATCATCAAAGCTACAGCAGGTGGCGGTGGTCGCGGAATGCGCATCATCTGGAAGGATGAAGATTTTGAAGCAGCATGGGATTCTGCACGTCAGGAATCTGCAGCAGCTTTCGGAAACGATGGTATATATCTTGAAAAATATGTTGAAGAACCGCGTCACATCGAAATTCAGGTTGTAGGTGACCAATATGGAACGGTATGTCACTTATCCGAACGTGATTGTTCGATTCAGCGTCGTCACCAAAAATTATTGGAAGAAGCTCCTTCTCCGTTTATTACACCTGAACTTCGCCAGAGAATGGGTGAAGCCGCTATTAAAGGTGCAAAAGCTGTTAATTACGAAGGTGCCGGAACAATTGAATTTCTGGTTGATAAACACCGTAATTTCTACTTTATGGAGATGAATACCCGTATTCAGGTAGAACATCCCGTAACAGAAGAAGTTATCAACTTTGACCTGATCAAAGAGCAGATCAAAGTTGCGGCAGGTATTCCTATCTCCGGTAAGAATTACGAACCGACTATGCATGCCATAGAATGTCGTATAAATGCTGAAGATCCGTTCCAAAACTTCCGCCCTTCACCAGGAAAGATTACTAACTTCCACTCTCCGGGTGGACATGGTGTCCGTGTAGATACACACGTATATTCCGGATATACTATTCCTCCGAATTATGACTCTATGATCGCTAAACTGATCACTGTAGCGCAGACCCGTGAAGAAGCTATATCGACAATGGAAAGAGCGTTAAGCGAATTCGTTATCGAAGGTATACATACAACTATCCCTCTGCATTTGAGAATCTTAAAGGATCCGAATTTCAGAGCAGGAAACTTCACTACTAAATTCATGGAGACTTTCGATCTGTCAAAGTATCCTGAAGAAGAGGAGAATACATAA
- the accB gene encoding acetyl-CoA carboxylase biotin carboxyl carrier protein, translating into MSMDIKQIQDLIKFVAKSGVNEVAIEEKDFKITIKTNQEPTIVTATVPTAAPVATALPVAPVATAPAAPVAAAADNNANYITVKSPMIGTFYRAAGPGKPNFANVGDEITPGKVLCIVEAMKLFNEIESEVSGKIVKILIDDAKPVEYDQPLFLVDPS; encoded by the coding sequence ATGAGTATGGATATTAAACAAATACAAGATCTGATCAAATTCGTTGCAAAATCTGGTGTAAATGAAGTTGCAATCGAAGAAAAAGATTTTAAAATCACAATAAAGACTAATCAGGAACCTACAATCGTTACAGCTACTGTACCTACTGCAGCTCCTGTTGCAACGGCTTTACCAGTTGCTCCTGTTGCTACTGCACCTGCTGCTCCTGTTGCAGCCGCTGCTGACAATAATGCAAACTACATCACTGTAAAATCTCCGATGATCGGAACATTCTACCGTGCTGCAGGCCCGGGTAAACCAAATTTTGCTAATGTTGGTGATGAGATCACTCCCGGAAAAGTTCTTTGTATCGTAGAAGCAATGAAACTTTTCAACGAAATTGAATCTGAAGTTTCAGGTAAAATCGTCAAAATCTTAATTGATGACGCTAAACCTGTTGAATACGATCAGCCATTATTCCTGGTAGATCCTAGCTAA
- a CDS encoding beta-ketoacyl-ACP synthase III, with protein sequence MSKIHAAITAVNGYVPDYVLTNKELETMVDTNDEWIVSRTGIKERRILKGEGKATSDLAVPAVLGLLKKRGITAEEIDLIVFCTSTPDMLFPATANILADKIGAKNAWGFDLQAACSGFLFGLNTASQFIISGTHKKVLVVGADKMSSVVNYKDRNTCILFGDGCGAVLLEPNEEGMGIQDAILKTDGSGGQYLNIKGGGSLNPATHETVDAEMHYAYQEGRTVFKFAVTNMADVAAEIMDKNNLTSADINWLVPHQANKRIIDATAERVGLPEEKVMVNIQKYGNTTSATIPMCLWEWENQLKKGDNLILAAFGGGFTWGSIYLKWAY encoded by the coding sequence ATGTCAAAAATTCATGCAGCTATTACAGCTGTTAATGGCTATGTTCCTGACTATGTGCTTACAAATAAGGAGCTTGAAACAATGGTTGACACCAATGACGAGTGGATTGTCTCTCGTACTGGTATCAAAGAAAGACGCATCCTGAAAGGGGAAGGTAAGGCTACTTCAGACCTGGCTGTACCTGCAGTATTGGGTCTTTTGAAAAAAAGAGGAATTACTGCGGAAGAGATCGATCTGATTGTTTTTTGTACGAGTACTCCTGACATGTTGTTTCCGGCAACTGCCAATATTCTGGCAGATAAGATCGGAGCAAAAAATGCCTGGGGATTTGATTTGCAGGCAGCTTGTTCGGGATTCTTATTTGGACTGAACACAGCCTCACAATTTATTATATCAGGTACCCACAAAAAAGTATTGGTTGTAGGTGCTGATAAAATGTCTTCAGTAGTCAATTACAAGGATCGCAACACTTGTATCCTCTTTGGTGATGGATGTGGTGCTGTATTGTTAGAACCTAATGAAGAAGGAATGGGTATTCAGGATGCTATCCTCAAAACGGACGGATCAGGCGGACAATACCTGAATATTAAAGGCGGAGGTTCCTTAAACCCTGCAACACATGAGACCGTGGACGCCGAAATGCACTACGCTTATCAGGAAGGCCGTACTGTATTCAAATTTGCAGTAACCAATATGGCTGATGTAGCAGCGGAAATAATGGATAAGAACAATCTGACATCTGCAGACATCAACTGGTTAGTACCTCACCAGGCCAATAAGCGTATCATCGATGCAACGGCTGAGCGTGTAGGTCTGCCCGAAGAAAAAGTAATGGTAAATATCCAGAAATACGGAAATACGACCAGCGCTACTATTCCAATGTGTCTTTGGGAATGGGAGAATCAATTGAAAAAAGGAGACAATCTAATCCTTGCTGCATTCGGCGGAGGATTTACATGGGGTTCTATTTATTTAAAGTGGGCTTATTAA
- the plsX gene encoding phosphate acyltransferase PlsX, which yields MKIGLDILGGDFAPESTILGAIEAQKVLPAEQRIVLIGDEHAAKQRIQELGASIEDFDFVHAPDNIGMGEHPTKAIAKKPDSSIVRGFDLLKNGEIDSFASAGNTGAMLVGALFSVKAVPGILRPAIATNVPKLKGGSGLLLDVGANADCKPEMLNQFAILGSLYIEHVLGIQSPKVGLVNIGEEEEKGNILTTTTYPLLKNNPQLNFIGNIEGRDLFTDLADVMVCDGFTGNVILKMAESFYVVTKKKKINDEFFDRFNYEQYGGTPILGVNAPVIIGHGISPPEAIKNMVLQSRAMIQSNFIDKIRSVFN from the coding sequence ATGAAGATTGGTTTAGATATTTTAGGAGGGGATTTTGCTCCGGAATCCACAATTTTAGGAGCTATTGAAGCTCAGAAAGTGTTACCAGCAGAACAACGTATTGTTCTTATCGGTGACGAACATGCTGCTAAGCAGCGTATCCAGGAATTAGGAGCGAGTATTGAGGATTTTGATTTTGTCCATGCTCCTGATAATATTGGAATGGGTGAACACCCGACCAAAGCAATTGCCAAAAAACCGGATTCCAGTATAGTAAGAGGTTTTGACCTTTTGAAAAACGGAGAGATTGACTCTTTTGCTTCAGCAGGTAATACCGGAGCTATGTTGGTCGGTGCTCTTTTCAGCGTGAAGGCAGTACCGGGAATTCTACGTCCGGCCATCGCCACTAACGTTCCCAAACTCAAAGGTGGTAGCGGACTGTTGTTAGACGTAGGAGCTAATGCAGATTGCAAACCCGAAATGCTAAATCAATTTGCTATCCTTGGAAGTCTTTACATTGAACATGTATTAGGCATACAATCTCCTAAAGTCGGATTAGTCAATATTGGCGAAGAAGAAGAAAAAGGAAATATCCTTACAACCACAACCTACCCACTGCTCAAAAACAATCCCCAATTAAATTTTATCGGTAACATTGAAGGAAGAGATCTTTTCACAGATCTGGCTGATGTAATGGTATGCGATGGATTTACGGGTAATGTTATTTTGAAAATGGCGGAGTCCTTTTATGTGGTGACCAAGAAAAAGAAAATAAATGATGAATTCTTTGATAGATTCAATTACGAACAGTACGGAGGTACACCTATTCTGGGAGTGAATGCTCCTGTTATTATAGGACATGGTATTTCTCCTCCGGAAGCTATCAAAAACATGGTTTTACAATCAAGAGCTATGATCCAATCGAATTTTATCGATAAGATCAGATCTGTTTTCAATTAA
- the rpmF gene encoding 50S ribosomal protein L32, giving the protein MAHPKRKTSKSRRDKRRTHYKAEKPSLTVCQETGAVHLPHRAYTVDGNLYYNGKLIIENTAVV; this is encoded by the coding sequence ATGGCACATCCAAAGCGTAAAACTTCTAAATCAAGAAGAGACAAAAGAAGAACACATTATAAAGCAGAAAAACCTAGCTTAACAGTTTGTCAAGAAACTGGCGCGGTTCATTTACCTCACCGTGCTTACACAGTAGATGGAAATTTATACTACAACGGTAAATTAATCATCGAAAATACAGCTGTTGTCTAA
- a CDS encoding YceD family protein codes for MKYLKQYRIPFSGLNAGKHSFDFDIEKKFFDCFEHSIVKDGNLKAQVDLQKQENMLIVHFTITGTIKLTCDVCLSEFDCPIDVKERILVKFTDENWEEDTEEVIVLSKNDYEFDIAHLLYEYINVAVPYYTKCSEQGLNQSCDPEMLAKVNQIEEQEENSAEEHIDPRWSALRNIKNN; via the coding sequence GTGAAATATCTAAAACAATATAGGATACCCTTTTCCGGGCTGAATGCAGGGAAACACAGTTTTGATTTTGACATTGAAAAGAAGTTCTTTGATTGTTTTGAGCATTCCATTGTCAAAGATGGAAACTTAAAAGCCCAGGTTGACTTGCAGAAGCAAGAGAACATGTTGATTGTCCACTTTACTATTACCGGAACGATCAAACTGACTTGCGATGTATGTTTGTCCGAATTTGACTGTCCAATCGATGTAAAAGAACGGATCCTTGTCAAATTCACAGATGAAAACTGGGAAGAAGATACCGAAGAAGTAATTGTTTTATCTAAAAATGATTATGAATTTGACATTGCACATTTACTCTACGAGTATATCAATGTAGCGGTACCTTACTACACCAAGTGCAGCGAACAAGGTTTAAATCAATCATGCGACCCGGAGATGTTGGCGAAAGTCAATCAAATCGAGGAACAAGAGGAGAACAGTGCAGAAGAACACATTGACCCTAGATGGTCGGCATTAAGAAATATAAAAAATAACTAA
- a CDS encoding epoxyqueuosine reductase QueH produces MDGKEFKREKLKLPNEGKKLLLHSCCAPCSGEVMEALIASDIDFTIYFYNPNIHPRKEYDLRKDENIRFAEKHNIPFIDADYDVDHWFELAKGMEQEPERGIRCTMCFDMRFEKTAEYAAKNGFDVISSSLGISRWKNMEQINDCGLRAASRHEGMEYWTFNWRKKGGSARMLEVSKKEKFYMQEYCGCAYSLRDTNHWRLKNGRDRIELGKNYYE; encoded by the coding sequence ATGGACGGCAAAGAATTTAAGCGTGAAAAATTAAAACTCCCGAACGAAGGCAAAAAACTATTGCTTCATTCGTGCTGTGCCCCGTGCTCCGGGGAAGTAATGGAAGCATTGATTGCTTCGGATATTGATTTTACTATCTATTTTTACAATCCTAACATCCATCCACGCAAGGAATACGACTTGCGTAAAGATGAAAATATACGTTTTGCAGAAAAGCACAATATTCCTTTTATTGACGCAGACTATGACGTTGATCATTGGTTTGAACTTGCAAAAGGCATGGAGCAGGAGCCTGAACGAGGCATAAGATGTACGATGTGTTTTGATATGCGATTTGAAAAAACAGCAGAGTATGCTGCAAAAAACGGTTTTGATGTTATCTCCAGTTCATTAGGTATTTCCAGATGGAAAAACATGGAGCAGATCAATGACTGCGGACTTCGGGCGGCATCCCGTCATGAAGGGATGGAATACTGGACCTTCAACTGGAGAAAGAAAGGCGGATCGGCAAGAATGCTGGAGGTCTCCAAAAAAGAAAAATTCTATATGCAGGAATATTGCGGTTGTGCATATTCTCTTCGCGACACGAATCACTGGAGATTAAAAAACGGGCGTGACCGTATAGAATTAGGAAAAAATTACTACGAATAA
- a CDS encoding transglutaminase-like domain-containing protein: MSDNELKALISLLDDPDTTIFEEIEQKLITCGPEVIPSLESSWESSFDVLMQTRIENIIHKIQFDQIKNELQVWKMSNSFDLLNGLLIINRYQYPAMNVDQIMFQLAELRREVWYELIYDMSPYEKVKLINHVLFQDFGLSGNTANYHDPQNSYLNKVLESKKGNPITLACIYCVIAQRLDIPIYGVNLPKHFVLAYMNEDSMDSKPLFYINVFNKGQVMKMEDILSFLKQLNLAPSPEYVLPCDNVAIIKRVLRNLISSYTQIDNMEKKEEIEILLDLMEKD, translated from the coding sequence ATGAGCGATAATGAATTAAAGGCTTTAATCTCATTGTTAGATGATCCGGACACTACTATTTTTGAAGAGATCGAACAAAAACTGATTACGTGTGGTCCTGAGGTCATCCCCTCCCTTGAATCTTCCTGGGAAAGTTCTTTCGATGTATTGATGCAGACCCGGATTGAGAATATTATTCACAAAATCCAGTTTGATCAGATCAAAAACGAGCTGCAGGTATGGAAGATGAGTAATTCATTTGATTTGCTTAACGGTTTACTCATTATCAACAGATATCAGTATCCGGCAATGAATGTGGACCAGATTATGTTTCAGCTAGCCGAATTAAGAAGAGAAGTCTGGTATGAACTGATATATGATATGAGTCCTTATGAAAAGGTCAAACTCATCAATCATGTATTGTTTCAGGATTTCGGCTTGTCAGGTAATACAGCTAACTATCATGATCCGCAAAACTCATATTTGAATAAGGTGCTGGAAAGCAAGAAGGGCAATCCGATTACATTGGCCTGTATCTATTGCGTCATTGCGCAACGTCTGGATATCCCAATTTACGGAGTCAATCTGCCCAAACACTTTGTATTGGCTTATATGAATGAGGATAGCATGGATTCAAAGCCATTATTCTACATCAACGTATTTAATAAGGGGCAGGTGATGAAAATGGAAGATATCCTTTCCTTTTTAAAACAGCTCAATCTGGCTCCGTCTCCGGAATATGTATTGCCTTGCGATAACGTAGCTATTATAAAAAGAGTGCTAAGAAATCTGATCTCCTCCTATACCCAGATAGATAATATGGAGAAAAAAGAGGAAATCGAAATATTACTGGATCTGATGGAAAAAGATTAA
- a CDS encoding BamA/TamA family outer membrane protein → MQKLISKSMLSGISMAVFLLIFLPNSYAQEQNLVQKFKNKFLSSEKDSTRSASFMVLPAAGYAQESGFEYGIAGTYNFYVDKSDPTNRTSSLILMGTMTTKSQKNIKLNSDIWTKNNDYHILSEFRYRDWPFNFYGLGNDTWESDEDKIGQKLFRARIDVEKKITSSYYAGININYEHFKYEDQETGGIYDQQDLIGKTGGQFLAFGISQLFDTRDVTTFTTKGYYARLRYAYAPDFWGKENFRGNLFDIDLRGFYPVSKTLSVAMQGIYRSTFGERIPFYQYRDLGGDNIMRGYYLGRYKDRNYVAGQAELRYRFHPRFGITGFGGTGSTFSKEHDIRLVPSYGAGIRYFFSLEHSSTVRFDYSFGEKRPGEKRQSGFYLSISEAF, encoded by the coding sequence ATGCAAAAATTGATCTCCAAATCCATGCTTAGCGGTATTAGCATGGCTGTTTTTCTTTTAATTTTTCTTCCAAATTCATACGCTCAGGAGCAGAATCTTGTTCAAAAATTTAAAAATAAATTCCTTTCCAGTGAAAAAGATTCGACCAGATCGGCAAGTTTTATGGTTTTACCGGCAGCCGGATATGCACAAGAGTCAGGTTTCGAATACGGAATTGCCGGCACTTATAATTTTTATGTAGACAAATCTGACCCCACAAACCGCACATCAAGTCTGATTTTGATGGGAACAATGACCACTAAAAGTCAAAAAAATATAAAACTCAACAGTGATATCTGGACAAAAAATAACGACTACCATATTCTTTCTGAGTTCAGATACCGTGACTGGCCTTTCAATTTTTACGGATTGGGCAACGACACCTGGGAATCTGATGAAGATAAGATAGGCCAGAAATTGTTTCGCGCACGCATCGATGTCGAGAAAAAGATCACTTCTTCCTATTATGCAGGGATCAATATCAATTATGAACACTTTAAATACGAAGATCAGGAAACGGGAGGAATATACGATCAGCAGGATCTGATTGGTAAAACCGGCGGACAATTTCTGGCATTTGGAATTTCTCAACTCTTTGACACCCGGGATGTAACCACTTTTACGACTAAAGGATATTATGCCAGACTCCGGTATGCGTATGCTCCTGACTTCTGGGGTAAGGAAAATTTCAGAGGCAATCTGTTTGATATCGACCTCAGAGGTTTCTACCCTGTTTCAAAAACGCTGTCTGTAGCCATGCAGGGAATCTACAGATCTACTTTCGGAGAACGCATTCCTTTTTATCAATACCGGGATCTGGGCGGAGATAATATAATGCGCGGGTATTATCTGGGCAGATATAAAGACCGTAATTATGTTGCAGGTCAGGCTGAATTGCGTTACCGCTTTCACCCGCGTTTTGGAATAACGGGCTTTGGAGGGACAGGCAGTACATTTTCTAAAGAACATGACATCCGTCTTGTACCAAGCTATGGAGCAGGGATCCGCTATTTCTTTAGTCTTGAACATAGCAGTACGGTTCGTTTTGATTATTCTTTCGGAGAAAAAAGACCGGGAGAAAAAAGACAATCCGGATTTTACCTATCCATAAGTGAGGCTTTCTAA
- the tuf gene encoding elongation factor Tu, with the protein MAKEKFDRSKPHLNIGTIGHVDHGKTTTTAAITKVLADAGLSEARSFDSIDSAPEEKERGITINTAHVEYQTANRHYAHVDCPGHADYVKNMVTGAAQMDGAIIVVAATDGPMPQTREHILLARQVGVPALVVFLNKVDLVDDSELLDLVEMEVRELLSFYEYPGDDIPVIKGSALGALNGEQQWVDSIMELMDAVDNYIPIPPRLTELPFLMPVEDVFSITGRGTVATGRIERGVINSGDPVEILGMGAENLKSTVTGVEMFRKILDYGEAGDNVGLLLRGIEKTDIRRGMVICKPGSVTPHDNFKAEVYVLSKAEGGRHTPFFNKYRPQFYFRTTDVTGEITLAEGTEMVMPGDNVTITVKLISPIAMEKGLRFAIREGGRTVGAGQVTEII; encoded by the coding sequence ATGGCAAAAGAGAAATTTGACCGCAGTAAACCACACTTAAACATTGGTACAATCGGTCACGTTGACCACGGTAAAACTACTACAACTGCAGCTATCACTAAAGTATTAGCGGATGCAGGTTTATCAGAAGCTCGTTCATTTGATTCAATTGACTCTGCTCCTGAAGAAAAAGAACGTGGTATCACAATTAATACAGCACACGTAGAATACCAAACAGCTAATCGTCACTATGCGCACGTTGACTGTCCAGGTCACGCCGATTATGTAAAAAACATGGTAACAGGTGCTGCTCAGATGGATGGAGCTATCATCGTAGTTGCGGCTACAGATGGTCCTATGCCTCAAACTCGTGAGCACATCCTATTGGCTCGTCAGGTAGGTGTTCCTGCACTAGTAGTTTTCTTGAACAAAGTTGACTTAGTAGATGACAGCGAATTATTAGACTTAGTTGAAATGGAAGTTCGTGAATTATTATCATTCTACGAATACCCAGGAGATGATATTCCAGTAATCAAAGGTTCTGCTTTAGGTGCATTGAACGGTGAGCAACAATGGGTTGATTCAATCATGGAATTGATGGATGCTGTTGATAACTACATCCCAATCCCTCCACGTTTGACTGAACTTCCTTTCTTGATGCCGGTAGAGGACGTATTCTCGATCACAGGTCGTGGTACAGTAGCTACAGGTCGTATCGAAAGAGGTGTGATCAACTCAGGAGATCCAGTTGAGATCTTAGGTATGGGTGCTGAGAACTTGAAATCTACAGTAACAGGTGTTGAGATGTTCCGTAAAATTTTGGATTACGGTGAGGCTGGTGATAACGTAGGTTTATTGTTACGTGGTATTGAGAAAACTGATATCCGTCGTGGTATGGTTATCTGTAAACCAGGTTCAGTAACTCCTCACGATAACTTCAAAGCTGAGGTTTACGTATTATCAAAAGCAGAAGGTGGACGTCACACTCCATTCTTTAACAAATACCGTCCTCAATTCTATTTCCGTACAACAGACGTTACAGGTGAAATCACTTTAGCTGAAGGTACTGAAATGGTAATGCCAGGTGACAACGTAACAATCACTGTTAAGTTGATCAGTCCTATCGCAATGGAAAAAGGTCTACGTTTTGCAATCCGTGAAGGTGGTAGAACAGTAGGTGCTGGTCAGGTAACTGAAATCATTTAA
- the secE gene encoding preprotein translocase subunit SecE gives MAKVLDFFKDSYEEITQKVTWPTWAQLQSSAVIVLIASLIIALLVFVMDKASSNVLELLYGITS, from the coding sequence ATGGCGAAAGTACTAGATTTTTTTAAAGACTCTTATGAAGAGATCACACAGAAGGTAACTTGGCCTACCTGGGCTCAGTTGCAAAGTTCAGCTGTGATTGTACTTATTGCTTCTCTTATCATCGCTCTTCTAGTTTTTGTGATGGATAAAGCGTCGAGCAACGTGTTAGAGTTGTTGTACGGTATTACTTCATAA
- the nusG gene encoding transcription termination/antitermination protein NusG — protein sequence MADQSLKWYVVRAVSGKEKKVKQYIDAEISRLGIQHLVAQVLIPMEKYYQMRDGKKVAKERNYYPGYVLIEASLDAETEHVIKNINSVIGFLGDKAGNAIPLRPSEVNRILGKVDEMAEQGETINVPYYVGETVKVNDGPFNGFTGEIEEVHEDKKKLIVMVKVFGRKTPLELNYMQVEKE from the coding sequence ATGGCAGATCAAAGTTTAAAATGGTACGTGGTTCGTGCTGTAAGTGGAAAGGAAAAGAAAGTAAAGCAATATATTGATGCTGAGATTAGTCGCTTAGGAATCCAACACCTGGTAGCTCAGGTACTTATTCCAATGGAAAAGTATTACCAGATGCGTGATGGTAAGAAAGTGGCAAAAGAACGTAACTACTACCCTGGATATGTGTTGATCGAAGCATCTCTGGATGCGGAAACAGAGCACGTAATCAAAAATATTAACAGCGTGATCGGTTTCTTAGGTGATAAGGCCGGAAATGCTATTCCGTTGCGTCCAAGCGAGGTGAACCGCATCTTAGGTAAAGTAGATGAGATGGCCGAGCAAGGCGAGACAATCAACGTACCTTATTACGTTGGTGAAACGGTAAAAGTAAACGATGGTCCGTTTAACGGATTTACCGGAGAAATCGAAGAAGTTCACGAAGACAAGAAAAAGCTGATCGTGATGGTGAAAGTCTTCGGAAGAAAAACCCCATTAGAACTTAACTACATGCAAGTAGAAAAAGAATAA
- the rplK gene encoding 50S ribosomal protein L11 has product MAKEVSALVKLQVKGGAANPSPPVGPALGAKGVNIMDFCKQFNARTQDKPGKVLPVVITVYSDKSFDFIIKTPPVAIQLKEATGLKSGSGEPNRKKVASVTWDQVKTIAEDKLVDLNAFTVEAAMRMVAGTARSMGITVSGNAPWNN; this is encoded by the coding sequence ATGGCAAAAGAAGTCAGTGCGTTAGTAAAATTACAAGTTAAGGGCGGAGCTGCAAATCCATCGCCACCGGTAGGACCTGCATTAGGTGCTAAAGGTGTTAATATTATGGATTTCTGTAAGCAATTTAACGCTCGTACGCAAGACAAACCAGGCAAAGTATTACCTGTTGTCATTACAGTTTACAGCGACAAATCTTTTGATTTTATCATCAAAACTCCTCCGGTAGCAATCCAGTTAAAGGAAGCTACAGGGTTGAAAAGCGGATCTGGAGAGCCTAACCGTAAGAAAGTAGCTTCTGTTACTTGGGATCAGGTGAAAACAATCGCTGAGGATAAATTGGTAGATTTAAACGCATTTACTGTAGAAGCAGCTATGCGTATGGTAGCTGGGACAGCACGTAGTATGGGTATTACCGTGTCCGGTAATGCTCCTTGGAACAATTAA